From a single Halobellus ruber genomic region:
- a CDS encoding secondary thiamine-phosphate synthase enzyme YjbQ: MRIRKRTFSIETADRFDIRNVSPEVTAAIEDIGAEEGLAWVSTPHTSAALSTNEFEEKLLFDMKRRFMELAPPDDGYYHDTDHINRGEQPNAHAHLLSAMIKRPVLTLLEDGELDLGTWEEIMFFELCGPREREVDVVVLD; this comes from the coding sequence ATGCGTATCCGCAAGCGGACCTTCTCGATCGAGACGGCCGACCGGTTCGACATCCGGAACGTCTCGCCGGAGGTCACCGCCGCGATCGAGGACATCGGGGCCGAAGAGGGGCTCGCGTGGGTGTCGACGCCGCACACTTCCGCGGCGCTGTCGACCAACGAGTTCGAGGAGAAGCTCCTGTTCGATATGAAGCGCCGGTTTATGGAACTGGCCCCGCCCGACGACGGCTACTATCACGACACCGACCACATCAACCGCGGGGAACAGCCCAACGCCCACGCCCACCTGCTGTCGGCGATGATCAAGCGGCCGGTCCTGACGCTTTTGGAGGACGGCGAACTCGATCTGGGCACCTGGGAGGAGATCATGTTCTTCGAGCTCTGTGGCCCCCGCGAACGCGAGGTGGACGTCGTTGTCCTCGATTGA